One segment of Candidatus Methylomirabilota bacterium DNA contains the following:
- a CDS encoding ACT domain-containing protein: MAQVKQITVTAESKPGVLAKVCAALAGANVNILAVCAADAGGRGKLRLVVSDPTRAKQALADAKIRCGEEPALVLTLDDRPGSLGRVAEKLAAAKINIKCTYASTTGAGGSAQVILVVPNPDKAERALA, encoded by the coding sequence ATGGCGCAGGTGAAGCAGATCACGGTGACCGCCGAATCGAAGCCGGGCGTCCTCGCCAAGGTGTGCGCGGCCCTCGCCGGGGCGAACGTGAACATCCTCGCGGTGTGCGCCGCCGACGCGGGCGGCCGAGGCAAGCTCCGCCTCGTGGTCTCCGACCCGACGCGGGCCAAGCAGGCGCTCGCCGACGCGAAGATCCGCTGCGGCGAAGAGCCCGCCCTCGTCCTCACGCTGGACGACCGTCCGGGGAGCCTCGGGCGCGTGGCGGAGAAGCTCGCCGCGGCCAAGATCAACATCAAGTGCACCTACGCCAGCACCACCGGCGCCGGGGGGAGCGCGCAGGTGATCCTCGTCGTCCCGAACCCCGACAAGGCCGAGCGCGCGCTGGCCTGA